The following nucleotide sequence is from Acidobacteriota bacterium.
CAAGCTCGACCGGAAGGAGCTAGCGCTGCCATAGGCCGTGTTGTATGTCGCCCTGGATCACGATCGCAAATGTGCCGTGTTGCCCTTGTACGGTCGGAGGATAGGCAATAGTCGCGCCGGAGTCCTCGGCTTCCTTGACTGCTTGTTGGATGTCTTCGACTGCGATGTAGGTTCGCATGATCGGCTGCTCATGCTCCGCCAGCGGTTTCCGAATACCCACCAGAGTTCCGTCCCCTCGAGTCGCTATACGGGCCTGTCCGGCATCGGGGTCGGGGGGGCCAAACGAAAGACCGTGCACGCGCTCGTAGAGCTGAGTCAATGTGTCTACGTCGTTGCTGACGATTTCTAGGTAGCGAACGGCTATCGGGGGATCCCCCTTTCCCTTACCTGCGATCGCTGGAGATCCCAATGAAGTTGCCACCAAACCTAGTACCATCAGAATAGAAGTCAGTTGATTCGTCACAATGGACCTCGTTATGTCCGGATAATGTTGGCTTTGCAGGTGAAAACTCTTGTTAGCCAGCCGTACTTCAATTGTTAGTGCACTCTACGCGACTGTACAAAAACTCTATTCGTCGCTGTTCCCCGTTTTGAATTCCTTCGATCCACGCCGTCAACGAGTCGGATGAGTTGCGCCGATACCCAATACGCTGCGGAAAGTCATGAGTCAGATTTTCGAACACTACAGCGGTGTCACGTATATCTTTAGAATGAAAAGCGGCGGGAGCTTGCCCCGAAGGATATGCTTCATAAACTAGGCGGCTACCCTGTTCACGAATGACGATGGTTTCGAATGCGACCAGACTGTCGGCGCGAACGGTGCGACTAACTCCCACCATGCTTTTGCCGAGCGGCGACATCCAATTTTCCTCAATTGTGGTCGTCGGAGACGCCGATTCCCAGCAGCCCTGCAGCCATGCGAGACGCTGAATACCCGCAATTTGCGGCGCGCTACTCTCGGCAGCACCAACTAAGATGAGTAGAGCGGCAACCGCGACCTTCATTCATTTCTCCTCAGCAACCGCGCGTTGTCTTCGCCTGGCTAACGTTGTTTTCAGCTGCGAGCTGACTTGGCGGGGACCGTTCACATGCACGGGCCATGGCAAGGCAGATCGGCAGATGGAAGACGTTGTTATACGCCACCACGCTCAATGACGATTACCTGACACTCGAAGTATAAGGCGTTCTCTGGCTCCGTTTCGAGGTTATCGGCAAGATGAACTCTGTATTGACCAGGCATCGTGAATACCAGCAACTGCACTCCAACTCCATCTTTATGCAGCGTGCCGGCAATAGTGGAGGTGTCCAATGTGATCTTTTCGGCTTCTGCGAATTGACGCTTCCCTAGTAGAGGTTGGATCGCACCTGACCCTTGAAGATAGAACCATCTCCCCAGAGGATCGCTAACAGCCAATTCATCCAACGATGGATTCGGAATCCTTATTGTTAGAAGGTCGCCCAAGTTGATCCGAGCAGGAGAGCATAGTTCTGATGTAGGTCGCGACATGCCCCCAGCCTCTAAGGCGGGAGATAGTAGGACAACCACGAGGACTACTATGAACTTTGATATTACATTTCTCATGTGCGTATAACGTTCTTCGGGTCAGCTGCACGGTGGCCTGGCGCGGCCCTGGCGCCAGCCAGGGCCGTGACGAACGGCTTTGTCGGCTGGAAGCTCTTGTTAGGTGGCATCGGCAATTAACGAACCGATTTGTTCGTTACTCATGCTTCTGGCGAGCTTCCCGTCCATATACCTCCACGATACCTCGTGATGCTCGCCATCGTGCGACTCAATACAATCGCGAGCCAGAACAATCTCGTAATCTCTTTGATATGCATCGATAACCGTGGTTCTTACGCATGCATGCGTGTTGATTCCAGCGATTATTAGCTGAGCCGGCTGTATCCGATCAAGCAAACTGTCAAGGTCGGTTCCGAAGAATGCGCTGTACCGTTTCTTTACTACGAGATGATCAGATGCTTGATAGTCAAGTTCTTGCAATATCGAAGCGCCTGGCGTTCCCGCAATCACGATGTGAATTGTATTCTTTTTGACCTCGAGCAATGCATCGCTCAAATCAGGCGCGAATTCTTGTTTTACCCATACGACGTGAACCCGTCCTAAGCGACAGATCTCAACAAGGTCGTTTACGTGCTGCGTAAGAACAGCTCGGCGTTGAGAAAGTCTCTCATGCGCGAAGAAGTCCTCCTGCATATCGATGATCAGTGCGGCGCAACTCATGAAGACCTTTCAGTGCCACCTAACGTTGCCTTAAGCTGCGGGGCGGCCCGGCGCGGGCGTTGCGGACGCATCGGCCGTGACAGGACGGACCGGCAGCTTCAAGGCGCTGTTAGGCGGCAGCTGCGATCTCAGCATCTCGCAGAAGATCGCCCGGGTCATAGAGGATGCGCATGCCATCCGAGATCACCCTTTTTGTCCCCGCATCGAGCGGGATGTTAGCCCACTCCAACGAGCTGAGACAAAATTCTACCTCCAGCCCATCTTCGTAGACAACTCGCACAGCACGAACCACTCCATACTCCTCGGGCACAGCCTGACGCACCTCACCAAACCGTGCCACCCAGTCTTTGCGATTTGCCAACGCTGCTGGTTTCTCGCAGAGAACAACCAGATCAACGTCCGAGTCCAGACGAGCAGAGCCGCGAGCATGAGATCCGACAATGGCCAGCCCCAACACATCGGAGCGTGATTCGGCCCACGCTGAAAGATCATTTAAGAAGTTCGCAAGCTGCATCGTGTTTCTACCGCCAAGCGTTCGGTTCAGCGGCGGGCCGTGCAACGGACCGTCCGCTGCAACCGGTTGTTAGGCGGTAGGCTTGCGCTCACCGCTGACCCCGTTCATCTGGCGTTGGTACTCCGCCTCATCGTAGTGCCCTTTCGATTCTACGATTAGGCCATTGTCACTAAGCACCCACTCCTCGTACCCGCTGATTCGAACGGACCTGCCCGTTCCTCCGGGGCCGGTATTCGTTCCCGTCCACGTCCAGTGAAAGGTCGCGTGGCTCTCTCCCTGGCTCACGGAGTCCATCGTAACGACCATGTCGGGAAACGCCTCCATAAACCCCCTGGCCTTGGCGGCAATCGCCGTGCGTCCAACAGCTGGATCACCCGCATTGACGGTGAGGGATCCCTCCTCGACATAGAACGACGCCAGGTTTTCCGGGTTCTGGCTGCTCCAGGCTGCGGCATAGCGAGTTGCGAAGTTGGTCAACTCCGACTGGCTCATCGAATTCGTCCTCGTAGCGCAGGCAGCTAGGCCGAGAAGGATTAGTGCCACAAGCAATGATGTTCTCATGGACCGACTGATGTTGATCACCTGCTTCTCACTTCCGGATATCCGCCTAACGTTGTTTTCAGCTGCGAGCTAGCTTGGCGCGGACCGTGCGCATGCACGGGCCGTGACAAGATAGATCGTCAGTTGCAAAACTTTGTTAGCCGGTGCGCCGCCACAGAACACCTTAGCCTGCCCGCCGGACCTTTCGGATCGTCTTTCGGGGACGGCTCAAAGCTAGATCGTGATTCGTCTGAAGATTGACCCAGAATTGTGGTGTCGTGCCGAGTGCTTGTGACAAAAGCCAGGCTGTTTCTGGAGTAATACCACGCTTGCCCCGGACGAGCTCGTTCACTCGCTGGACGGACACACCGATGTGGCTTGCGAACGCAACCTGAGTTACTCCCAAGGGCTTC
It contains:
- a CDS encoding DUF6265 family protein — encoded protein: MKVAVAALLILVGAAESSAPQIAGIQRLAWLQGCWESASPTTTIEENWMSPLGKSMVGVSRTVRADSLVAFETIVIREQGSRLVYEAYPSGQAPAAFHSKDIRDTAVVFENLTHDFPQRIGYRRNSSDSLTAWIEGIQNGEQRRIEFLYSRVECTNN
- a CDS encoding cysteine hydrolase; its protein translation is MSCAALIIDMQEDFFAHERLSQRRAVLTQHVNDLVEICRLGRVHVVWVKQEFAPDLSDALLEVKKNTIHIVIAGTPGASILQELDYQASDHLVVKKRYSAFFGTDLDSLLDRIQPAQLIIAGINTHACVRTTVIDAYQRDYEIVLARDCIESHDGEHHEVSWRYMDGKLARSMSNEQIGSLIADAT
- a CDS encoding nucleotidyltransferase domain-containing protein; the protein is MQLANFLNDLSAWAESRSDVLGLAIVGSHARGSARLDSDVDLVVLCEKPAALANRKDWVARFGEVRQAVPEEYGVVRAVRVVYEDGLEVEFCLSSLEWANIPLDAGTKRVISDGMRILYDPGDLLRDAEIAAAA
- a CDS encoding nuclear transport factor 2 family protein, with amino-acid sequence MSQSELTNFATRYAAAWSSQNPENLASFYVEEGSLTVNAGDPAVGRTAIAAKARGFMEAFPDMVVTMDSVSQGESHATFHWTWTGTNTGPGGTGRSVRISGYEEWVLSDNGLIVESKGHYDEAEYQRQMNGVSGERKPTA
- a CDS encoding HigA family addiction module antitoxin, which gives rise to MLPKHRIPTHPGEILLEEFLKPLGVTQVAFASHIGVSVQRVNELVRGKRGITPETAWLLSQALGTTPQFWVNLQTNHDLALSRPRKTIRKVRRAG